The Candidatus Margulisiibacteriota bacterium genomic sequence TACTGATTATTCTATCGAAGACATTTGGCAGGAGCTCATTGCTTCTCTAAGAAAAAATCTTAGTACCCCCGGGTTTGAAACGTTCAAAACGACAGCTCAACCCATTTCCTTTAATGATGGAGTTTTAGTTATTGGCGTTCCAAATGAGTTTACAAAAAACTGGCTAAAAGAGCGTGTTGAACTATTAATAAAAAGTACCATCAAAAATGCCTTCTTTATTAGTGTGATGGTAGATTTTCAGGTTTCTTCTGAAGCTAAGAAAAGTTTGGAAACCGTGTCGGTGGAAGAAGAGCGCCGTACCAATGAAACCAAAGCAAACTCCAGTTCAGAGTATCACAACCGAAACAACAATAATGCCAGCAATTCTCTTGCAATGAAAGTAAGTAGCTCCAACCTAAATAGTAAGTATACTTTTGAATCATTTGTTGTCGGGCAATCAAATCGATTTGCCCATGCTGCCACGATTGCAGTTTCGTCGGCTCCGGGAAAAGCCTATAACCCATTGTTCATTTATGGTGGGGTAGGTTTAGGAAAAACCCATCTTATGCATGCTATCGGCATGAAAGCCATGGAAAATAATCCAGATATAAATGTTCTCTATGTATCGTCAGAAACATTTACAAATGAATTAATCAACGCCATAAGGGATGATAAAACCGCTAAATTCCGGGAAAAATATCGGAATATAGACGTCCTCCTAATTGATGATATCCAATTTTTAGCTGGAAAAGAAAGAACACAAGAAGAGTTTTTCCATACGTTTAACTCTTTGCATGAATATAACAAACAAATTGTCATCTCCTCTGATCGCCCGCCCAAAGACATACCGACGCTAGAGGACCGGTTAAAATCCCGGTTTGATTGGGGTTTATCGACAGATATTCAGGCTCCGGAGCTTGAAACCAGGATAGCTATTCTAAAAAAGAAAGCCGAACTGGAAGGTTTAGAGATTCCAATTAATGTCCTTAATTTTATTGCGACCCAAATTCCTTCGAATATCCGTGAGCTGGAAGGCGCACTTATACGAATAATAGCTTATGCCTCGTTAATTAATAGTCAGATAAGTATTGAACTCGCAAGCGATGTCATTAAAGATATCATCATACCGAAACAGAACAAACCGGTAACAATCGATCTTATTAAGAAAACTGTAGCCTCGTATTTTAATATTACGGTAGATAATATGTGCTCAAAAACACGTACCAAGGATCTGGCTATGTATCGACAAATAGCGATGTACCTGGCACGAGACCTGACAAATACCTCACTGCCTAATATCGGCAAAAGCTTTGGAGGTCGGGACCACACTACCGTTATGTATGCGTGCGATAAAGTAAAAGAAATGTTAGAAATTGATGAAGTAACAAAGAATTCTTTTAAAGATATTCTAACAAAATTAGGAAGAATCTAAGTTACTAACATTATCTAATAAGTCTTGTAGATAACCTGGTGATATTTTGTTAATAATTTGTTATTATGAAAAGGATGTTGATTGTTATAGAGTTATTCCATAAGATATAAACAATGTCTTTATTAAACAAACGTAGTAAACATATGAACCTTAGAAAGTTATCCACATATTAACCGACATTACTATAGACTACTAAAAAGTATAAATTAAACAAGAAGGAGATAAGAAATGGAATTTAGTTGTCAAAAAGAGGATTTAGCGAAGGCCGTACAAATTGTAGAAAAAGCCGTAGGAACAAAAAGCACTTTACCAATTATTGGTAATATATTAATTGAAACAACAGTGAATGGAATAAAATTAGCCTCTAATAATTTAGAAATAGGTATTGAAGTAATAATACCAGCTACAATTCTTTCCGCAGGTAAAATTTTAGCTCCTGCAAAAACCTTAGGCAGTATCGTGTCAAAACTACCGGATGCAGAAGTAAATATAGAGATATTTGATAATCAGGTAATCAAAATTAACTGCGGGCAATCAAAATTTAATATTCATGGTCTGGCAGCAGATGAATTTCTTATGCTCAACAAAGTAACAGATGGAGAAAATATTACTATTAATGCGATGCATTTTAAAGAAATGATAAGACAGGTTATTTTTTCTGTTTCTTTAGATGAAAGCAAGCATATTTTGAATGGTGTTTATTTTCAGTTCGGTTATAATCCTGAACAAAAAGAAAAATTCAGAATGGTATCTACCGATGGCTATAGACTGGCTTTAAAAGAAGGAGAAATTGAGCAGGCGGTAACTAATCCTATTAATTTCGTTATACCTACAAAAGCATTGAATGAAGTTGCGTCGATTATACAAACGAACGAAGAAGATAATATGGTCCTTAATTTTTCTTCAGATCAAGTAGCATTTACTTATAAAAATAATTATCTCGTTACAAGAATTATACAGGGGCAATTTCCAGATTTTAACCAAGTCATTCCAAAATCTTCATTAACAAAACTTTTGATTAACAGGAAAAACTTTCTAGAAGCAGCAGAGCGTTGTTCAATTATTGCCAGTTCAAGCGCAAATATTATCAAATTAGAGCTTTCAAATAACAAATTACTAATCACTGCTAGAACTCCGGATGTAGGTGAATTCTCTGAATTGATTGATGTCGATATGAGTGGCGATTCAGAAACACAAATATCGTTTAATGTACGTTTATTGATTGATGTGCTTAAGATAGTGAGTGATGAAAAGGTATCGCTTAATTTTTCCGGTACATTGAATCCAGGCGTAATAAAACCTGAGGGAAAAGAAAGTTATCTGTATGTTATAATGCCGATAAGAACTACGGACAACAGATAGAGTATTGTCGAATGTAATTAAAGTAATAGGGCGGTGTTATGCCGCCCATATATGCCAATAATGATTATAAAAAGCTTAGAGCTAGAGAATTTTAGAAATTATTCAAAAGCTAAAATAGATATTGATCCATATATAAATATTTTGGTTGGACTTAATGCTCAAGGAAAAACGAATATTCTTGAAGCAATTTTCCTTATTGCTACCTCAAAATCACATAGAATCCAAAAAAATAATGAGCTAATTAAGTTTCAAGAGGACCATGCTCTGGTTTCATTGCGAGCAGAGAGTTTACGAGGGAATAATTTTTTTAATATTCAGGTGATGAATGATAATAATAAGCAGATTCATGTTAATGGAAAAAGAATCAAGAGAGCTACCGAACTGCTTGGATATTTTAATGTTGTTCTTTTTTCGCCGGAAGATATTGATATAGTCTGCGGTTCTCCAATAGATAGAAGAAAATTTATTGATATTTTTGTTTCTCAGGTTAAGCCATCATATGCAGTTTTGCTAAGTGATTATTATAAGGTGCTGAAGCAACGAAATAAAACACTCAAAGATATAAGTAAGCAGAAGTGTAAAGAAGACATGCTTAATATGTGGGATGAGCAGCTTGTTAACCTCTCGTATACCATAGTTAACGAACGTTTACAGGCAATCAAATCAATAGAAGAAAAAGCGAATAAATTTTATAGTTATATTAGTGATTATCAAGAGCAGCTCACAATCGAATACTATTCTGGTATTGGCGGAAAAGACAAATATACAGCTCAAGAGTATAAACACATTTTTCAACAAAAGATTAAAAGCTCTTTAAAAATGGATATAATTTTAGGAACGACATCCTGTGGACCGCATAGGGATGATATGTTATTAAAACTAAATGATAAAGAAGCCAAGTTATATGCGTCCCAAGGTCAGAAAAGATTGGTGAGTTTAAGTCTTAAATATGCTGAAGTTGAATATATCAGAGAAAATACAGGTGAATACCCTGTTTTACTTTTTGATGATGTTTTATTAGAATTAGATTTAAAGAGAAAACATAAATTATTTGAAGAACTGATAAAAAAAGCTCAAATCATTATAACGACAACTGATTTGAAAAGATACCAGGAAGTAGTTGTAAAAGCGGCAACTATTTTTAGTATAAATCAAGGTGAAGTGATCAAGGGTACTTAATTGAACGATCTAAGTAGCGCGATAAGAAAAATAATCGAATCGAATGACACATTAAAAAAAGCTTACGAATTATTATTTTGGAATAAGCAATGGTCAAGAATTGTTAATAAAGATATATCTGATAAAACGTATGTAGAAAAAGTTTCAGGTACAACGATCTATATTTTAACGTGCAGTCCGGTATGGTCAAATCAACTTACGATCCTCAAACCTCACCTCATTAAGAAGATTAAAGAGGTTTTCAAAAATAGTTCCATAAAAGATATTCGCTTTCGCACAACATCACTTCAAGATATTAAAAAATTAAAATCTGAAATTTTAGGCACTGACGAACTTTCTGAAGAATCATCACCTTCTGAAAAATATTCAATAGATGTTGAAAAAAAAGAGCTTTTGAGGGATAATGAAGAGGGGATAAATGAAGAACTTTGCTGGAAAATTAACAGAATTTATTCTAAAGATCAACTATTAAAAAATACTAAACTACGAAGTGGTTGGAAACCGTGCGAAAAGTGCGGGATATTATGTAAAACACGAGGAAGAATTTGTCCGACTTGTTATTCCATTAGCAATCAAGAAAAAGAACAAAGAATACTCCGCTATCTAAGGGAAGCTCCGTGGACAAAATTTGAAGATTTTCAAAAAACTGACAGGACTATGAACGATTCATTTTTCTATAGAGTAAAAGAAAATTATAAGCTTAATAAAATCGAAGAGATTAGAAAAAAGACGGCCGTATTTGTCAATGAAGGCGATAACCGGCTAAAAGAACATATAAAAGAACAGATTAATTGTTATGTGATGCTAACGTCCGCGTTACAGCCTCAGTACATTACTGATGAGATTATAAAACAGAAAATCGGGAAAAGTATTTATTCTGTCATTTATGAAAATGGTAAACGATTGTTTAAGAGATCGAATAAAGGTAATTAGATATATTTTTGATTATACAAAAGTGTAAAGACGAGAGAAAGGAATAATTATGAGTGAATTACATTATGATGCTTCACAAATAAAAATATTAGAAGGTTTGGAAGCAGTGAGATTGAGACCTGCCATGTACATCGGGTCAACAGACAAAACAGGCCTTCATCATCTTGTGTGGGAAGCAGTAGATAATAGTATTGATGAGGCTTTAGCCGGGTACTGTACAGAGGTAGAAGTTATTATCGGTGAAGACAATATTATTTCGGTTATTGATAACGGGAGAGGAATCCCAATTGATATCCAAAAAGATAAAAACAGACCTGCTGCTGAAGTTGTGCTTACGGTACTTCATGCCGGAGGTAAGTTCGAGGGTGAAGGCTATAAGGTATCCGGTGGACTTCACGGGGTAGGTATTTCATGCGTTAATGCGCTCTCCGAAAAATTCGAAGTCGAAGTCTTCCGTGATGGTAAAAGGTATACTCAAACATTCGAAAAAGGAATCCCAAAAGAACCTG encodes the following:
- a CDS encoding chromosomal replication initiator protein DnaA; this encodes MWQELIASLRKNLSTPGFETFKTTAQPISFNDGVLVIGVPNEFTKNWLKERVELLIKSTIKNAFFISVMVDFQVSSEAKKSLETVSVEEERRTNETKANSSSEYHNRNNNNASNSLAMKVSSSNLNSKYTFESFVVGQSNRFAHAATIAVSSAPGKAYNPLFIYGGVGLGKTHLMHAIGMKAMENNPDINVLYVSSETFTNELINAIRDDKTAKFREKYRNIDVLLIDDIQFLAGKERTQEEFFHTFNSLHEYNKQIVISSDRPPKDIPTLEDRLKSRFDWGLSTDIQAPELETRIAILKKKAELEGLEIPINVLNFIATQIPSNIRELEGALIRIIAYASLINSQISIELASDVIKDIIIPKQNKPVTIDLIKKTVASYFNITVDNMCSKTRTKDLAMYRQIAMYLARDLTNTSLPNIGKSFGGRDHTTVMYACDKVKEMLEIDEVTKNSFKDILTKLGRI
- the dnaN gene encoding DNA polymerase III subunit beta, with protein sequence MEFSCQKEDLAKAVQIVEKAVGTKSTLPIIGNILIETTVNGIKLASNNLEIGIEVIIPATILSAGKILAPAKTLGSIVSKLPDAEVNIEIFDNQVIKINCGQSKFNIHGLAADEFLMLNKVTDGENITINAMHFKEMIRQVIFSVSLDESKHILNGVYFQFGYNPEQKEKFRMVSTDGYRLALKEGEIEQAVTNPINFVIPTKALNEVASIIQTNEEDNMVLNFSSDQVAFTYKNNYLVTRIIQGQFPDFNQVIPKSSLTKLLINRKNFLEAAERCSIIASSSANIIKLELSNNKLLITARTPDVGEFSELIDVDMSGDSETQISFNVRLLIDVLKIVSDEKVSLNFSGTLNPGVIKPEGKESYLYVIMPIRTTDNR
- a CDS encoding DNA replication/repair protein RecF; translation: MPIMIIKSLELENFRNYSKAKIDIDPYINILVGLNAQGKTNILEAIFLIATSKSHRIQKNNELIKFQEDHALVSLRAESLRGNNFFNIQVMNDNNKQIHVNGKRIKRATELLGYFNVVLFSPEDIDIVCGSPIDRRKFIDIFVSQVKPSYAVLLSDYYKVLKQRNKTLKDISKQKCKEDMLNMWDEQLVNLSYTIVNERLQAIKSIEEKANKFYSYISDYQEQLTIEYYSGIGGKDKYTAQEYKHIFQQKIKSSLKMDIILGTTSCGPHRDDMLLKLNDKEAKLYASQGQKRLVSLSLKYAEVEYIRENTGEYPVLLFDDVLLELDLKRKHKLFEELIKKAQIIITTTDLKRYQEVVVKAATIFSINQGEVIKGT